The genomic interval CAGCATGTGGTAGGGCTGTTTGTACTGAATCTGTTTCATCTCTTGAAAGCGATACTAGTTCTGACAGCACATGAACTCAAATTGTACAGCAGTCAGCGTTTTCCAAACCGCCGGGCCGGGGTTACCGCACCCCTACGGTAAGCACGgtttaccgcgcggtaaccgtgaaaaatcgtacaaaaccgtgcaaaatttattaaaaatctaaattattttttaaatttatttgaatttaaggaggttaccacggtatttatattaccgtaccccgcggtaaatccggtaaccgcacgGTAAAGTGAACCCTGACAGCAGTACGGCACATTGAAAGCATCAAGTGATGCAACACACTTTCGTATTCCCTCTCCAtgctaaaatataacaacttctaacCCTTAAGATTTATcgtaaaatataacaactttttcatcaaCAATAATCAATTGCAATCATCCACCGTATAATTTTCTGAATTGTTttcacttctcaaccaattgCAACCTTCCTCTCGTCTATCAAGCCTGTATACAGAGCTAGCAAAACTGAAGGGTAAAAAAATCGTGTCTTTTTGAATCGATGGGAGCAGGGAGAGATTTGGTTTCGATCTTGTCATGGCTGGAAATGCATCTcgtcgaggacgacgacgagcgcgacgaTGAAGGCGTAGTCGATGCCGGCGTTGACGGTGACGCTGTATGCGTTCTTCCCCAGCAGCGCGCTCGCCACGCTGAACCGCCGGTCGATCTGCGCGCGAAACAGTTTTTGCGTCAGGTCGAGCAGCACGCCCAccaggtgttcgatgaaatgacGGAAGTGGTTTGAgcagggggagagagaggggttgctTTGCTTGCCTTTGCGATGACGGTGTCGGAGTCGCCGAGGGAGACGGCGCAGGCGCCGTCGTGGTAGCTTCCGGTGACGCGGAAGTCGCTGGCCTGCTCGGCGTCGTTGCTGGCGAGGAACACGCTCACCTTGGTCGAACCCCATAGCTGGATCGCCGACGGCTTCACCACGGTGAAGAGCAGGTCACGCCGGCTCGTGCTCTCCCCCCGGAAAACCTTCCACCTCCTGTTCATCACCATCGCCTGCACCCACCGGAGCTCACCACCACCGATCAGATTGGCACGgtggggaagaagagaagagagtagGGGAGGGGAGTCGAGTGTCGCGCGCACCGATTCTTGGACGGTGAGGACGgggcggcggtcggcgtcggcgaggaggcagcggcggcggaggctgaaGAGCACGCCGTCGACGCGCAGCACGACGGCGCCCGTGGCGGCGTCGGTGACGGTGAAGTCGCTCCCGGACAGGCTCAGCGTCTTCGCCACggacagcgccgccgcgtcccccgCGACGAACCGCGCGTCCACCACCGCCAGCGCCGGCAccgcctccatctccatctccctcctctccggccgcctcgccgccgctgcgggtGGGGATCGATCGGCGATGGCTTGGCCGCGCGGCGCACGCGTCTTCCTCCTCTGGCGTCCACGCCCACGCTGAAAGATTTGACCACTACAATGGCAGGAAGGTCGGTGACCGTGATCAGATTTGACAAAAACAAAGTGACGCTTTCAgttttatgcttatgcttatactaattatcagctaaaatttaaatttttaacgttaaatttaaagctgattttaaggttttttcattaaagtttatttttagtttttgcttTTATATCGCTAAGAATAcgtaaataaaaattttattcacaaatactttttatttgtaaatatatcgTTTCGCTACTATGGCTCCTGTACTAAGCAGGATTCTTCTTGAGATCAGTATTaacgaaaaggaaaagaatTCTTCAGGCATAGGCAGTCTGAATGGACGTAAAGAAAATTCAGAAATCGATAAAGGAATCATCTTTAACGCGTATTCACACAATCACAGCTTCAGAGGTAGCTTTTCCCgcgtaaaattattttttttcagaagtaGAGTGTGCTACGTGGAAACATGAGATTTGTTGTCTCTTCCTTCTTTGATCCTTTTCTACGTGATCACGGCGTGAGCTGCTGAATCATCATCAGCTGGTAGTAGTATAAAATTGCAAAAGAAGAATCCATTAggctccccttttttttttttaagaaatccATTAGGCTCCTAGCCGACGTATAACTGAGTAGTACTCACTCtgatttacaatgtaagtcattctagcactTCCCACGTTTATAATGATGTTAATttaatatatatctagattcattaatattaatatgaatatgggaagtgctaaaatgacttacattgtgaaacggagggagtactacattgCTACTCCGTCTGTCCTAAAATgcaagcatttttagctatgaatttaGACAACTGTGTGTCCaatttatagctaaaagttgttatattttgagatggaggtagtatttgttactctcttaaaaaaaactaggataAGATGGGATATACTTTAGTATGTCTACCTTCGTTGTGTTAGATTATATTTTATCTCGTTTTATGTTTGGTTTTTTGTTTGATTGCTTCTATGTTTTACCCAGATTggttataattatattatgcCTTTTTGAACTGAGACGGTAGGATGGAGGGTGTACGATTTGATCGATCCTTCATGCATTCATTCCTCATctggtttggttttggttttggtttggtttgacaGTAATCCAATTCCATCAGCATGCCGACCACCGGGGAAGCGAGGTCACCGATCTGAAAAGGACCAGCCGCGATCTCTTCATCTCTTCCCGGTGTCGGTCAGCGACTTGGTACTCTGGAATTAAAGATTCCGTGTCCATCCCAGTGGCCACTGCAACCAGCGCACACGTATAGATCTGTGACCTCAGCTACAGTACCCCGGAATAAGCCAAATAACATATTTATAAAcgtaaaataatttattaataaaacttttatatacatgttcttaacaATCTAAGAGCAAAgccttaaaaaataaactacgatgaaaaaaccccaaaatcaactctaaatttaaagttaaatattcaaattttaattgataagtataagcataagtgaaaaaaTAAGACCTACATATCCCAACTCAACTAagcactgaaaaaaaaaacatgaagaaTTTACGTGCTAGTATTTGTTTAGCTGCTTGTTGGTTTGCTACCATTTCGAACCTTATAGGAAACAAATTAAACATGACTGATTCAATCGTCTAATTTTCTATTATATATGGTTCTATCACCTTAATATAGTTGTCCAAGTTCAATAAAAAACtttctttatatataaaagatgAACATGCATGGATGATTTTCTGTCAGGCTGTTGATTTGCAACGGCTTCACCGGTATCAGGGGTTCAGTATGTATCTAGCCGCCATTTGAGAAAAATGGAAGCAAGCAGCATTGCAAATTTGTACCCCACTTACTAATTGAGGAGAGAAACATTCTACTGTGTAGCTGTTAATTTGGTTCTACTCCACTGTGCATCAGTGGCCAGAGGCGCAAACGCATGTGAGCAGCATGCAATGCAGCATGTGACCAGAATTCAGAGCCGTCAGTTTAAACAATTTACTACAATACTAGTCCTGTTTGGTCTGCAAACACCGGCCGATCTCAATAACGAGACGAGTGGCATCTGATCTGACCAGCTGACCTGTCTGGCTGGCTGTCTATACTCTCTTCTCCATCTGACCATCTCCATGCTGAGCTGAGGCTACTGCGTACTCAATTCCTGGCTAGTGGCTATGAACCGGTTCATTGCCAGGATTTGATTCAtttttaggccttgtttagttctaaatttttttttcaaacttctaacttttttttcacatcaaatcattcctacacacataaacttccaatttttccatcacatcgttccactttcaactaaactttcaattttaacgtgaactaaacacactcttagtcggaggaagtacaaaagcATAGCAGGTGAAGAATAGATCTCATGTGTCagcgaacaaaaaaaaattgccagtTAAAATTCTTATATCTATGTCCTCAACCATTTAGAAGCAAatgataaaaacaaaagtgaagTGTACTTTAGACCATGTTTATTGCTAAAACTTCACTTTGGACCATTAtatacataatatttttcaCTTTGAACTAGGTAACTTTTATCTTTATTGCATAATGGACCATCTTAACTCTATTCACTAATTATGTCTAGCGTTTCCTTAGGCAAAGCTATGACATGCGTATATGTAGGAAAGTTGACCGGTATGTTGTTAACGATGTGCTCGAGATCATTGAAGTACTGAAGATGTGGTTTGAGACGGTCCATTATGCAAGAAAAGTAAAGTTACATAGtaaaatagttttaaaaaaaggataaatgATGGTCTAAAATGAAACTTTAACAGCAAAATAAGATCCAAAGTGAAATTAACTCAAAAATCAAActatgaagaagaaaaaaaaacatcagaattaattctaaaatcaacttttaaaatttaaatgtttaCAACGGCTTAAAAGCTAGTATTCACT from Oryza glaberrima chromosome 3, OglaRS2, whole genome shotgun sequence carries:
- the LOC127767786 gene encoding protein LURP-one-related 15-like codes for the protein MEMEAVPALAVVDARFVAGDAAALSVAKTLSLSGSDFTVTDAATGAVVLRVDGVLFSLRRRCLLADADRRPVLTVQESAMVMNRRWKVFRGESTSRRDLLFTVVKPSAIQLWGSTKVSVFLASNDAEQASDFRVTGSYHDGACAVSLGDSDTVIAKIDRRFSVASALLGKNAYSVTVNAGIDYAFIVALVVVLDEMHFQP